The following DNA comes from Picosynechococcus sp. PCC 7003.
CTCTGAGATGATTCGTTTAATTTTTTGACAGTTATTTACTGATATGCGCGATAAGTCAGCAATCGCTCACATCCTACCGGGAACTTTCGGGGGAAGCTTTAGTTGATCGCGGAGAAGCCCCGCGCTGTAATTTTAATTCAGCGTCGGGATGAGGAGCGGTGAGTCGGAGCGAAGCAGAGACGAACAACTCTAGGGAGATCCTGATTTCCTCCTAAGATTCTGATATGATCGAAAAATGCTTAACCTGACTTACGAATACAGGCTCTATCCGACGGTCAATCAATCTTCCAAAATGGAGGAATGGCTGGAAACTTGCAAGCGCGTCTATAACTACGCCTTGGCAGAACGTCGTGACTGGATTCAGTCCCGTAAGTGCCCAGTTAATGCTTGTAGTATTCAGCGGGAATTTATTTACCCAATGGATTCAGAAAAACCGACCTATTACAGTCAGAAGCGAAATTTGACCGCAGCGCGGAAAGAGAATCCTTTTCTGCAAAATGTTCATTCTCAAGTGCTTCAGGACGTAATGGGTCGGCTGGAAAAGGCGTTTAATGCCCTGTGGAATAGTGGGTTTGGATTCCCACGGTTTAAGAAGCGTTTTCGCAGCTTTAACTTTCCGCAGTTGGGGAAAAATCCCATTGACAGCAATCGAATCAAGCTGCCGGTATTTGGCTGGGTTAAGACCGTGATGCACCGTCCGATCCCTGATGGGTTTGAGGCGAAGCAAGCACGGGTCGTTAAACGCGCTTCTGGTTGGTATATCCAGCTAGTTATCCAAAGCGACGTTAAAATCCCAGATCCTGTTATCGGTGGTCACGCCATTGGGATTGATGTGGGGTTAAATCATTTTGTTGCGACATCAGACAACGAGTTAATTGCAAGGCCCAGATTCTTTGTGGAGGCACAACACAGGCTGAAAGTGCTGAACCGTGCCGTTGCCAGAAAGCAGAAAGGGTCAAAGAACCAGCAAAAAGCTCGTCAACGAGTCGCAAGATTCTATGAACGAATTGCGAACCGACGCAAGGATTTTCACCGCAAGCTCGCCCATCATCTCTGTGATCAAGCAGGGATGATATTTGCGGAGGAATTAAACCTAAAAGGACTGGCTAAAGGAATGCTGGGGAAGCATTGTCTGGATGCTGGGTGGGGTCAATTCCTCGATACGCTTAAATGGGTCTGCTTCAAGCGGGGTGTGCATTTCCAAAAGGTTAAAGCCGCTGGCACAAGCCAAGAATGCCCAGCCTGTGGAGTAGCGGTGAGGAAAGATTTGTCTGTGCGTCGGCATGAATGCCCGGAATGTGGCTACACCACTCATCGCGATGTAGCCAGCGGACAAGTGATTCGTAATCGTGGACTAATAGCGGTTGGACAGACCGTTCAATCCTGTGGAGCTACGCCCAGTGGGGAGGCTTTGAAGCAGGAATTTCTTAAGGCGACTTAAGAAGCCCGCGCTGTACCGTTAGGTCAGCGTCGGGAGTATGTCACGATGCGAGGTAATGGGGAATAATCACATCGGGAATACTTTGGCCCGTCAGACATTGCCAATGACAGGTAAATAGGTCTGGTTGTTGGCACCGCAAAGAGGCGATCGCCGGCGCTGCCGGGAACGGCCAGAGTCGATCAAAAATCAGTCGTTTTTCTGGTGAAAAAGAAAACTGTAGCAGGTAAACCCCAGGGGTCGCCCCAATGGAATCGAGGAGTTGATAGCCCAGATAATATAAGCTTTGGCGTTGATCATCCCGGAGATCGATGGGCTGATGGTAGGAGTTGGGCATTACTCCTTCGCCGATCACTTCGCCGTACAAAGGCCCCTTCGCGGTATAGATAATCGGTAACCAATGATCGCCCAGATAATTATGACTACAGACCCGGTGGGTTGTATGTTTCTGTACCCACTGACGCCGTTCTTCAATTCTGCGACAGGCCTGAAATACTTTTTGGTGTGCGAAGGAAAAGGGTTCTGGTAAATCAATCGTCAAAGGACAAACGAGGACGTCGCGACTCTGGGATTGCCCACCATGTCGAACCATCGCTGGCGTGAGCACTTCTACTTCTGTGCCTTCGGCCTGCTGCACAATTGCCGTTTTAAATGCCTTAATCATCCGCTCCGTAACGGGGGAAGCAGAGATAAATTTGCCAGAATGCTTTAATTCAGCATTGACTAAGATGATGACCTTAGAGGGTACTGAACGTCGGGATGGGGCTGCCACCTTTGGGGTTAAATGTGGGTAATTCAATCTCAGACAGGCTATGACGACGATTTTTTACTGCAAGACGGTAACTCACACTTTGTAAGTCGGCGTGGAGTTGACGATTTTCCCTTTGCAGCTTCTCTACTTTATCGCGAACTGTTGCCATTCTCTCAGCGAATTTTTGCCGATACATTTGCGGTAGTTCCTGAACCACCTGTTCTAAGCGCCGACTGCGATCGCCTAATTCTTTAACGGATTGGCGCAATTGGGAAATTTCTTGATCTTTCTGGGTCAGGCGCTCTTGGTAAAAAATAACCTGTTGTTCAACCTCTTGGAACTGCTCCCGGAGACGTTGGAGTTCTTCTTGGTGCTGTGCCTCTAGGGCCGGAGCCGGGTCATCATTGCCCTTTACGAGACGAAATAGCTCCTGGGACAATTGCTGCACCAGTTGATCCCGCAGTTGGAGTTCCTGCTGGAGTTGGGCGACATCGATGGGTTGGGGTTGGCGGGATTCGGTTGTTGCCACGGTTATGTATCACTCCATTGATCAAGGGTTTGGGGTTAAATCGTCCGATATGTACATCAATCTAGACAAAATTTGCACCGCCCGAAGGATAGAAAAGACAGTCTTTCGCCTATGACTTTTTACTGGAATTGGCCAGTATAGACCTAATAATATCTAATGCTTTGGAAAAATGCCTGTCTGCGGGGAAATTTTGTAAAAAAATCGCCATTCGTGGTTTCCCCCTTGCGGATAAGATAAAGGGGATTTTTAATAAGCCCTGTTTTTCTTCCATGAGTATTGCAAGCAATCCCCCGATTAAGTTTGGCACTGACGGTTGGCGTGGCATTATCGCCGATGATTTTACCTTCGCTAATGTTTGTAAAGTGACCCGGGCGATCGCCAGCTACCTAGAGACGGCCTATGGGAAGGATCGTCCGGTGCTGGTGGCCTACGACACCCGTTTTTTTGCAGACGAATTTGCCCAGACTGCGGCGGAAGTGCTCGCGGATCTCGGTTGGACGGTGAAGGTGGTAGAACGGGATTGCCCGACCCCGGTGATTGCCTACAATGCGAAGTTTCTCAATTCTGCTGGGGCGTTGATGTTTACGGCCAGCCACAACCCCGCCCCCTACTGTGGGATTAAATATATTCCCGATTATGCAGGGCCAGCAACCCCAGAGATTACCGATACGATTGTGGCGAATATTGCCAGTGCTTCGGCGGAGATGCCCACAGGCAAAAATGGCGACAAGATTTCTCGGTTCGACCCGAAACCTGACTATCTAAAATTCATCTACACTCTTCTGGATGTGGATAAGATTCGCTCAGCGGGCCTGAAGGTCAAGTATGATGCGCTGTATTCCACCTCACGCGGTTATTTAGACGAAGTGTTGGCCCACTGCGGTTGCGAAACGGAGTCGTTTAATACCAGCCGTGATGTGTTGTTTGGCGGTGGGATGCCAGAACCGAAAGGCTCTCAGTTGGTGGGCCTCGTGGATGCGGTAAAAGCCGATCAAGCGGATCTGGGCTTGGCTACCGATGGTGACAGCGATCGCTTTGGGGTTGTGGATGAATTGGGGAATGTTTTAACGCCCAACACAATTCTGCTGTTGCTCGCGCGACACCTGCTGAAAAACAAAGGTCAAAAAGGGGCGATCGTCCGCACGGTAGCCACGACCCACTTACTGGATAATTTGGCTGCGAAATATGGCTTAGAAATTTTTGAAACGGCCGTTGGTTTTAAATACATCGGCGAAAAAATGCGGGAAACCGCTGTCCTTATTGGTGGCGAAGAATCCGGTGGTTTGAGTGTGCTCGGTCATATCCCGGAAAAGGATGGCATTTTGGCCGATATGCTCGTGGCCGAGGCGATCGCCTACGAAGGCAAGCCCCTGTCCCAGTTAGTCAAAGAAGCCCTGGAAGATGCCGATGGGCCGCTCTTTAACAAACGCTTGGATCTCCACCTCGAAGAACCCCACAAAAAGGCTGTTTTGGACTTCTATAAGGCGACCCCCCCGGAAACGGTGGCTGGTTTAGCAGTCAAGGAAGTGGGCTTAAAGGATGGCGTGAAACTGTACCTCGAAAATGGCAGTTGGGTGCTCCTGCGTCCTTCTGGCACGGAACCGCTGATGCGGGTTTACATGGAAACAGATTCTGCGGCCCTTGAAGCGAAAATTGCCTCGGAAATGGAAGCGGCGATCGCCAAACTGGATCCCGCGAAATAAACATCTTTGAAATTTTGCAGGAGGGGACGTTACTAATCGGTAGCGTCCCTTTTTTAGTGCTTTTTTAAGAGATAAAAATTAGGCGATCGCCTTGAGATTTTCCTCGATGTGCGCCTGGGGGTCATGGTTTCGGATTTGGCGAATAAAGAAATCTTCTAAGGAAACCCGCGCCAATTTTAAATCCAGTAATCGCGCCTTCATCAAGCTCAGGGACGCAATAAACTTTTGGGGATCTCCCTCCAAATGGCCAATCCAATGGTGATCCTTGCGGCTCAAATCCGGCACCCAAGACCGTAACGCTGCCTCGGTGCCCCCTTCGATGACCACTTGATAGCGATCCGCCGCCCCCAAAAGCTCATCTAAAGTACCTTGGCAGATAATTTCCCCCTTCGACAAAATCGCCAGGCGATCGCAAATCAGTTCCACATCCGCCAGAATATGCGAATTAAAGAAAATCGTTTTCCCCTGGGCCTTGAGGGACAAAATAATTTCTCGCACCTGGTAGCGACCGAGGGGATCGAGACCCGACATCGGCTCATCGAGGAACACCAAATCCGGATCATTGATTAATGCCTGGGCCATGCCAACCCGCTGGAGCATCCCCTTGGAATATTTGCGGAGTTGCCGCTTTTTCGCCACTTCCTGGGCCAGACCCACCGTATCCAGCAATCGTTTAATTCGCTTTTGTCGTTTGCCGCGCGGAATCTGAAATAAACCCGCCGTAAAATCCAGAAATTCCCAGGCCGTTAAAAAGTCATAAAAATAAGCATTTTCCGGAAGATAGCCAATACGCTGGCGGGTGGGGCGATCGCCAAACGGTTTTCCCAACAGCGTCGCATTTCCCCCAGTTGGTCGAATAATCCCCAACAGAATCTTCAAAAGGGTCGTTTTTCCTGCCCCATTCGGCCCCAGTAGCCCAAAGGTTTCCCCACCCAAGACTTCTAAAGAACAACTCTTGAGGGATTCACTGGTTTTGTTGAGCCAAAAGCCGGTACGGTAAGTCTTGCAAAGGTCCCAGGTCTTGACCACTGGCATACCATCGGAGGAAGGAGATGCGGACTGCATAGGGCGATTTTGTGACAAATTGAAACAATTTAAGGAATTTTAGGCCAGGCGTTTGAACCAAACGACAAGATCGATAAAATATAGTCTGGTTGATTATATTAAACTTTTAACCAAATTCTTTTTCTGTTGAGAGCATTGAGAGGAAAACTCCTTTGAAAAAATTACTTGCTATTGCTTTAACCGTCCTTGCGACTGTGTTTGCCTTTGGTACCCCTGCATTTGCCGCTGATGCTGCTGCCGGTGCTCAGGTATTCTCCGCGAACTGCGCCGCCTGTCATGCTGGCGGGAACAACGCTGTAATGCCAAATAAAACCCTGAAGGCTGATGCCCTCAAGACCTACCTTGCTGGCTACAATGACGGCAGCAAGTCCCTTGAAGAGGCGATCATCTACCAAGCAAAAAATGGTCAAGGGGCAATGCCTGCTTTTATCGGTCGCTTGAGCGATGACGATATTGCTAATGTTGCTGCTTACGTTGCTGATCAAGCAGAAAACAACAAATGGTAAACGGCTGATTGCATCAAAATCAGTTGCAACCCATTTCCCGATAACCAGTTATTTGCATAGAAATAACTGGTTTTTTTATGGTGATCAAGTCTCTTGGTAGATAAACTTCAGAACAAAAAACCTCCCCAAATGGAGAGGTCAAGAAATAAAGTGAGCAAATCAAAATATTCGTTTTTGAGATTTACCGCAACAGTCGCTTAGACAAACCACTCGTCCATCGCTTGTTCTTTGGTGTTGGTATTCCGGGAGGGAGTCGCCCGATCAAAGGTCATGTGAATTGAACGGGTTTGTTCCCCATCAGCGGCTACGGCCACAATCGGATAATCGATATTGCCGTCCTGGAAAGACATCTGGAAGCGGAAAGTGCCATCAGGATTCAGTTTGATCTGCTGGCCGCCAATGGTGACGGTCGCATCAGGTTCCGTCGCACCGTAAACGATTAACTCCGCGTCTGCCACGAGCCAGAATTTCCGGGGACGGGCTGGTGGCATCGAGGCAAAGCCAGCACCGGACATATTCAAACCGGACATGTTGAGACCAGAAACGTTGGGAGCGGCCCATAGCCCAGCTCCAGAGGGGAAGACGTAGGAACTGATCGATTCTTGGGGCGGTACTGAGCCAGCCACATGCTGCATCGAACCGAACAGAGACCCGGCGATGCGTTGGGCTTCGAGGGATTGAAGATCGCCAAAGATTTCGTCGTAAATGGGGCTGGAGGTACTTTCGGCAGCGGCGGCAGCGGCAGCAGCTTCTGCTTGTTTTTTGGCTGGGGGAACCAGAGTGTAGACGGTTTTGCCTTTTAGCTCTTCATCCCACTGGACGGTCACAAAAATGTCTTCTACCCAGTCGCTAGGATAAACGGGAGGAACACGAATCGCGGTAGAACGGGCCAAGCTTAACCAACGGCCATCGGCGCAACGGTAGCCAATTTCCACAACATAATCGCGATCGCTAACGGGTACGGGGAAATACCATTCCCGCGCCATTTCGTCACATAAATATTCTTGGACGTTGTGGGGAGTTTGATAGTCGAGGTTGATATCTGTTACGTCATAGAGACGGAGGGCAATTTGCTGTCCCCCTTGGTTGCGCAGATATTGCTTGTGGTCGTTGGGAATATCCCAGTAGGCGTAGGCCCATTGGGGATCGCGGGGTAAGAGGACGATGCGACTTTGACCGTAGCCGCCGGGGAGGTCACCGAGGTCTTCATCGACGCTGGCGAGATCGAGCTCGATGGGATCATCTTGACCAACTTCAAATTTTGCTGCTTCCACTTGAGTTTCCTCCTCTTGGCTGTTGACTGGGGTGATGGATTCAGTTTTGTCGGGGGTGACTGAGGCTTTGGGATTGTCGTAGTTTGAGCGTTTTTTGACCTCAGCGAGGAGTTGATCTTTGCGCATCCGACTATAGCGACTGATGCCGAGTTTGCTGGCTAGTTTCCGTAGTTGCCTCAGGGTCATATCTTCCAGATTGTCTTCGAATCCATTGCCTACTGTAGTGGTCATGGGATGGGCTCCTCCGTTGCGCGAATTTTGGACTGATACAGGGTAGGCGCTTGCATCGGTTTTTTGGCGATCGCCTGTTGTTTCATGTTTTAGCAGAGAATCCAGAACTTCGTGATCCCAGAAGTTATAAAACCTTGACATTTAACGAATTCAATGACTTTCGGGCGTTTTTTATGTCAAGAAATAATGACTTTTGTGTTCGGGATAAGTATTTATACTTGCTCAAAAAGACGAATTTGATTGATTCTGCCCCGGGCCATAGGCAAGGGATTTGGAAATCCGCTAAGATGACATCGCCCATTTGTAACATCCCGACATTATGATTCGTCTCGAAACGGTTTCTCCCCACCAGCAACTTGTGATTACGCCGCCTGCATCGGGCCTCAGCTTGCAGGGAAAGGTGCGGATTCCGGGGGACAAGTCTATTTCCCACCGGGCGCTGATGTTGGGGGCGATCGCCGAAGGGGAAACGATCATCGAAGGCTTGCTATTGGGGGAAGATCCCCGCAGTACGGCAGCTTGTTTTACGGCGATGGGGGCCAATATTTCAGAATTAAATGAAACGGAAGTCCGGGTGCAGGGGGTGGGTCTCGGTAATTTGCAGGAACCGGATAATGTCCTCGATGCAGGCAACTCCGGCACTACGATGCGCCTCATGTTAGGTCTGTTGGCCTCTTCGGCGGATCGCTTTTTTGCCGTGACGGGGGATGGTTCTTTGCGATCGCGGCCCATGTCCCGTGTCGTTAACCCTCTCAAGGAAATGGGGGCGCAAATTTGGGGCAAAAAAGGGAATACCCTTGCACCGCTAGCGATTCGAGGACAACACCTAAAAGGCATTCATTACCACTCCCCCATTGCGTCAGCCCAGGTGAAATCCTGTGTATTGTTGGCAGGACTCTTGGCGGAGGGTCAAACCACCGTTACCGAACCCGCCCTCTCACGGGATCATAGTGAACGAATGCTCCGGGCCTTTGGGGCAAATCTCACCATCGATCCAGAAACCCACAGCGTCACCATTGACCCTTACCCGACGTTACGGGGCCAAAAAGTTGTGGTACCGGGAGATATTAGTTCGGCAGCTTTTTGGATGGTGGCGGCGGCGATTGTGCCGGATTCTGATTTGACCATTGAAAATGTCGGTATTAACCCGACCCGCACCGGGATTATTGAAGCAATGCAGATGATGGGGGCGGACATGACCCTCGACAATGCGCGGGAAGTGGCTGGGGAACCGGTGGCGGATCTGCGGGTGCAATATTCTCCTCTCAAAGGCTGCACCATCGGCGGCGAGATTATCCCTCGGCTCATTGATGAAATTCCGATCCTGGCGGTGGCGGCCTGTTTCGCAGAAGGCACAACAATCATTAAAGATGCTGAGGAATTGCGCGTTAAAGAAAGCGATCGCCTTGCCGTGATGGCCGCAGAACTAACGAAAATGGGCGCAAATATCATCGAGCATCCCGATGGCCTAGAGATTATTGGGGGGGCCACCTTAAACGGCGCAGAAATGGATAGCTACACTGACCATCGCATTGCCATGAGTTTGGCGATCGCCGCTTTAAATGCCAAGGACGAAACCCGCATCCACCGGGCCGAGGCTGCCTCCATTTCCTATCCGACGTTTGTGGAAACCCTCACCAACGTTTGTCAGGTTGAATAAAGGCACAGGCTAGATTTTCATTCCGTTAAAGCGCATTTTTACTCCCGTGGCGGGGGACAGGACTAACCCCTTGCGTTTGGCCGCGACGGGCATCTGATCCAACAGGGTTAAATCAGCTTGGGTGGCGATCGCCGCCAGACCTAGGCGCAACTCCACCATCGCTAAAGCTTCCCCGGCACAACGGCGCACACCGTCCCCAAAGGGCATAAATTCATAGGGCGTAAACTGCCGTTCCAGGAACCGTTCAGGGCGAAATTCTCTAGGGTTGGGATAGAGATCCGGGCGTTGGTGGAGCAGGTAAATTGACCCCATCAACACCGTGCCAGCCTCGATGGAATAATCGAGCAACTGGGTGGTGCTAACGGCTTGGCGAGCAAAGGTAAACATTGCCACGGGGTTAATGCGTAGGGTTTCATTACAAACCGCCGCCAGATAAGGTAAACGGTAAATATCCATCGGGTCAGGATTTTCACCCAAGGCTGTAATTTCGGCGCGGACTTTCGCCATTACCTCCGGGTGGGTCTGGAGCCAATAGGTCCCCCAGGCCATGGCGATCGCCGTGGTTTCGTGGCCCGCAAACAAGAGCAACATCAGCTCATCCCGCAATTGTTGATCGTCCATGGTGTTGCCTGCTTCGTCGGTGGCGGCCATTAGCAGGGACAAAATGTCAGTCCGCTCCGGGTCGGGATGGGCGCGGCGTTCCTGCAATTCGGCGTAGATCAACTCATCTAGGGCTTGGCGATCGCGGATGAAACTGCCCCAGGGACTCCAGGCCCCAAAGTCCTTTTGCAGCGATGTAAAAAAGAGAAAACTATTGGCGATGGGCGAGGTAAACCGATTCAAAATCTTGCGGGTCATCGCCATAATCGGTGCGTAGCGATCGCCCCCCTGCACCCCAAAGACCACTTCAATAATGGTGCGCAGGGTAATTTTTTGGGTGATATCCTGCATCTGGAAGGCTTGACCTGGCTTTAACTGGGACAACTCCTCCTTAATAATCTGGGTAATGAGCGCCCCATAGTTGTGCATCCGCGCCCCGTGAAACGCAGGCATGATCAGCTTTCTTTCTTGCCGATGGCGATCGCCACTCAAACTCACCAAAGACTGTTGGCCCACCAAGGGTTCAATAATGCCATTCAACTCCCCAGGGGCCGCGAAAGCTTGACTACTATTACTTAATAATTGCCGCATCGCCTCAGGGTGATAGGCCAAAACCAGGGGTTCGCTATAGCCCGCCGCTGGCATATAGGCGAGATCCGGCGCCAGGGCCGCCAAGCGGGTCAAATACCCCACAGGATTCAACAACGATTGTAATTTTTGCTGGAATTTGCCCGTAGATAAACGCGGAATAGACTTGAATTCAGTGGCGATCGCCATAGGTTTGACTCGATAGGGTTAAATACCTTGTTCCTTTATTGTTGCACTTTTAATCGGGGAACTAAACTTGCCCAAACCTCGCCTAGGCCAGAAATGATCAGAGTTTGACGGGATGCCACCGAAAATTTTTATAAAATTTCCTTATATAGAACCGAAACTATGACGATATTTCCTTGTATTGACTCTAGTCTATGGTGTTGCTAAACTCAGGCATAACAGCACAAGTTCAGGAGTAAACCCTTGATCCCTGCGACTCTCCACCAACTCAAGGTGTTTGAAACCACGGCTCGCCACGGTAGTTTTACCAAGGCAGCAGAGGAGTTATCAATCACCCAACCGACGGTTTCTGGACAAGTGAAACAACTGACCCAGACCATCGGTATGCCACTGTTTGAACATATTGGCCGCAAGCTATATCTCACAGAAGCAGGTGAGGAACTCCTAGCAACCTGCCAAGAAATCTTTGAACGGTTGGATAACTTTGAGATGAAGTTGGCAGCGCTGCAGGGAGCGAAACGGGGTCAACTCCGCCTTGGTGTGATCACGACAACTAAATATTTTGTGCCGCGTATCCTGGGGGAATTTTGCCAAGATTACCCAGATATCGATGTGTCTTTGCAGGTGATCAATCACCAACAACTCCATGATCGGATGGCGGATAATTTGGATGATCTCTATATCCTGAGTAATTTGCCCGATGATCTCGATGTCCATGCGAAGGCGTTTTTGGACAATCCGTTGGTGGTAGTAGCCCGCGCCGATCATCCCCTGGCACGCCAGAAAAATCTCCCTCTGTCTGTGTTGGACGGGGCAGATTTTGTCACGCGGGAAATGGGGTCGGGGACACGGCTCGCGGTCGAAAAGCTCCTGGCAGAACATGATGTATCGGTACAGGTGCGCCTGGAACTGGGGTCAAATGAGGCGATTAAACAGGCGATCGCCGGTGGCCTAGGGATTTCTGTCTTGTCCCGCCATACTTTGATCACGGAGCCTCCCCACGGCGAATTAACGGTCTTGGATGTGGAGCA
Coding sequences within:
- a CDS encoding ABC transporter ATP-binding protein, whose protein sequence is MQSASPSSDGMPVVKTWDLCKTYRTGFWLNKTSESLKSCSLEVLGGETFGLLGPNGAGKTTLLKILLGIIRPTGGNATLLGKPFGDRPTRQRIGYLPENAYFYDFLTAWEFLDFTAGLFQIPRGKRQKRIKRLLDTVGLAQEVAKKRQLRKYSKGMLQRVGMAQALINDPDLVFLDEPMSGLDPLGRYQVREIILSLKAQGKTIFFNSHILADVELICDRLAILSKGEIICQGTLDELLGAADRYQVVIEGGTEAALRSWVPDLSRKDHHWIGHLEGDPQKFIASLSLMKARLLDLKLARVSLEDFFIRQIRNHDPQAHIEENLKAIA
- a CDS encoding phosphoglucomutase/phosphomannomutase family protein, which codes for MSIASNPPIKFGTDGWRGIIADDFTFANVCKVTRAIASYLETAYGKDRPVLVAYDTRFFADEFAQTAAEVLADLGWTVKVVERDCPTPVIAYNAKFLNSAGALMFTASHNPAPYCGIKYIPDYAGPATPEITDTIVANIASASAEMPTGKNGDKISRFDPKPDYLKFIYTLLDVDKIRSAGLKVKYDALYSTSRGYLDEVLAHCGCETESFNTSRDVLFGGGMPEPKGSQLVGLVDAVKADQADLGLATDGDSDRFGVVDELGNVLTPNTILLLLARHLLKNKGQKGAIVRTVATTHLLDNLAAKYGLEIFETAVGFKYIGEKMRETAVLIGGEESGGLSVLGHIPEKDGILADMLVAEAIAYEGKPLSQLVKEALEDADGPLFNKRLDLHLEEPHKKAVLDFYKATPPETVAGLAVKEVGLKDGVKLYLENGSWVLLRPSGTEPLMRVYMETDSAALEAKIASEMEAAIAKLDPAK
- the aroA gene encoding 3-phosphoshikimate 1-carboxyvinyltransferase, whose amino-acid sequence is MIRLETVSPHQQLVITPPASGLSLQGKVRIPGDKSISHRALMLGAIAEGETIIEGLLLGEDPRSTAACFTAMGANISELNETEVRVQGVGLGNLQEPDNVLDAGNSGTTMRLMLGLLASSADRFFAVTGDGSLRSRPMSRVVNPLKEMGAQIWGKKGNTLAPLAIRGQHLKGIHYHSPIASAQVKSCVLLAGLLAEGQTTVTEPALSRDHSERMLRAFGANLTIDPETHSVTIDPYPTLRGQKVVVPGDISSAAFWMVAAAIVPDSDLTIENVGINPTRTGIIEAMQMMGADMTLDNAREVAGEPVADLRVQYSPLKGCTIGGEIIPRLIDEIPILAVAACFAEGTTIIKDAEELRVKESDRLAVMAAELTKMGANIIEHPDGLEIIGGATLNGAEMDSYTDHRIAMSLAIAALNAKDETRIHRAEAASISYPTFVETLTNVCQVE
- a CDS encoding Npun_F5560 family protein, whose protein sequence is MATTESRQPQPIDVAQLQQELQLRDQLVQQLSQELFRLVKGNDDPAPALEAQHQEELQRLREQFQEVEQQVIFYQERLTQKDQEISQLRQSVKELGDRSRRLEQVVQELPQMYRQKFAERMATVRDKVEKLQRENRQLHADLQSVSYRLAVKNRRHSLSEIELPTFNPKGGSPIPTFSTL
- a CDS encoding c-type cytochrome, which produces MKKLLAIALTVLATVFAFGTPAFAADAAAGAQVFSANCAACHAGGNNAVMPNKTLKADALKTYLAGYNDGSKSLEEAIIYQAKNGQGAMPAFIGRLSDDDIANVAAYVADQAENNKW
- a CDS encoding DUF4912 domain-containing protein, translated to MTTTVGNGFEDNLEDMTLRQLRKLASKLGISRYSRMRKDQLLAEVKKRSNYDNPKASVTPDKTESITPVNSQEEETQVEAAKFEVGQDDPIELDLASVDEDLGDLPGGYGQSRIVLLPRDPQWAYAYWDIPNDHKQYLRNQGGQQIALRLYDVTDINLDYQTPHNVQEYLCDEMAREWYFPVPVSDRDYVVEIGYRCADGRWLSLARSTAIRVPPVYPSDWVEDIFVTVQWDEELKGKTVYTLVPPAKKQAEAAAAAAAAESTSSPIYDEIFGDLQSLEAQRIAGSLFGSMQHVAGSVPPQESISSYVFPSGAGLWAAPNVSGLNMSGLNMSGAGFASMPPARPRKFWLVADAELIVYGATEPDATVTIGGQQIKLNPDGTFRFQMSFQDGNIDYPIVAVAADGEQTRSIHMTFDRATPSRNTNTKEQAMDEWFV
- a CDS encoding cytochrome P450, which encodes MAIATEFKSIPRLSTGKFQQKLQSLLNPVGYLTRLAALAPDLAYMPAAGYSEPLVLAYHPEAMRQLLSNSSQAFAAPGELNGIIEPLVGQQSLVSLSGDRHRQERKLIMPAFHGARMHNYGALITQIIKEELSQLKPGQAFQMQDITQKITLRTIIEVVFGVQGGDRYAPIMAMTRKILNRFTSPIANSFLFFTSLQKDFGAWSPWGSFIRDRQALDELIYAELQERRAHPDPERTDILSLLMAATDEAGNTMDDQQLRDELMLLLFAGHETTAIAMAWGTYWLQTHPEVMAKVRAEITALGENPDPMDIYRLPYLAAVCNETLRINPVAMFTFARQAVSTTQLLDYSIEAGTVLMGSIYLLHQRPDLYPNPREFRPERFLERQFTPYEFMPFGDGVRRCAGEALAMVELRLGLAAIATQADLTLLDQMPVAAKRKGLVLSPATGVKMRFNGMKI
- a CDS encoding RNA-guided endonuclease TnpB family protein; this translates as MLNLTYEYRLYPTVNQSSKMEEWLETCKRVYNYALAERRDWIQSRKCPVNACSIQREFIYPMDSEKPTYYSQKRNLTAARKENPFLQNVHSQVLQDVMGRLEKAFNALWNSGFGFPRFKKRFRSFNFPQLGKNPIDSNRIKLPVFGWVKTVMHRPIPDGFEAKQARVVKRASGWYIQLVIQSDVKIPDPVIGGHAIGIDVGLNHFVATSDNELIARPRFFVEAQHRLKVLNRAVARKQKGSKNQQKARQRVARFYERIANRRKDFHRKLAHHLCDQAGMIFAEELNLKGLAKGMLGKHCLDAGWGQFLDTLKWVCFKRGVHFQKVKAAGTSQECPACGVAVRKDLSVRRHECPECGYTTHRDVASGQVIRNRGLIAVGQTVQSCGATPSGEALKQEFLKAT
- a CDS encoding LysR family transcriptional regulator, with product MIPATLHQLKVFETTARHGSFTKAAEELSITQPTVSGQVKQLTQTIGMPLFEHIGRKLYLTEAGEELLATCQEIFERLDNFEMKLAALQGAKRGQLRLGVITTTKYFVPRILGEFCQDYPDIDVSLQVINHQQLHDRMADNLDDLYILSNLPDDLDVHAKAFLDNPLVVVARADHPLARQKNLPLSVLDGADFVTREMGSGTRLAVEKLLAEHDVSVQVRLELGSNEAIKQAIAGGLGISVLSRHTLITEPPHGELTVLDVEHFPIQRQWYVAYLAGKQLSVIAQAFLEFMVRSSQKTLENSGRRSLALQP